The Parcubacteria group bacterium genome includes a region encoding these proteins:
- the rsmH gene encoding 16S rRNA (cytosine(1402)-N(4))-methyltransferase RsmH: MHTPVLLKEVLEYLNPKPNQNFIDATVGDGGHAKEILKLTAPFGMFLAIDRDIDSIIRARANIEKFGKRVLFINDSFGNLGKIVKDAGISQVCGILFDFGMSSSQLENSGRGFSFKKDEILDMRFDAKNPLTAEDIINNYGELELLEIFKKWGEEPKARLIAKAIVTERKRKRIKTTGELVKIVESVKRRAGKIHPATLIFQALRIEVNEEFSEIEKALSAVPNVIKHDGRAAFISFHSLEDRIIKNWIKKCAKNPPPLEDKQNLNTKGEIFQGWGIKILNKKPIVASAEELKNNPRSRSAKLRTIKII, from the coding sequence ATGCATACCCCGGTTCTCTTAAAAGAAGTTTTGGAATATTTGAATCCCAAGCCGAATCAGAATTTTATTGACGCCACAGTGGGTGATGGCGGGCACGCCAAAGAAATTTTAAAACTGACAGCACCTTTCGGCATGTTTCTGGCAATTGATCGCGACATTGATTCAATAATCCGCGCTCGGGCCAATATTGAAAAGTTTGGGAAAAGAGTTCTTTTTATAAACGATTCTTTCGGCAATCTTGGAAAAATTGTTAAAGATGCGGGAATCAGCCAGGTTTGCGGAATTCTTTTTGACTTCGGAATGTCCTCCTCGCAGCTTGAAAATTCCGGCAGGGGATTCTCGTTTAAAAAAGACGAAATTCTTGATATGAGATTTGATGCCAAAAATCCGCTTACGGCCGAAGATATAATCAACAATTACGGTGAACTCGAACTTTTGGAAATTTTTAAAAAATGGGGTGAAGAACCAAAAGCCCGGCTGATAGCGAAAGCCATAGTTACCGAGAGGAAAAGAAAAAGAATAAAAACAACCGGAGAGCTTGTGAAAATAGTCGAATCTGTTAAAAGGCGCGCCGGAAAAATTCATCCCGCCACCCTGATTTTCCAGGCATTGAGGATTGAAGTTAATGAAGAGTTTTCAGAAATTGAAAAAGCGCTTTCTGCCGTTCCTAATGTCATCAAGCATGATGGCCGCGCGGCATTTATCTCCTTCCATTCTTTGGAAGACCGGATAATTAAAAATTGGATTAAAAAATGTGCAAAAAATCCCCCACCCTTGGAAGATAAACAAAATTTAAATACTAAGGGCGAAATCTTCCAAGGGTGGGGGATAAAAATTTTAAATAAAAAACCGATAGTCGCTTCAGCAGAAGAGTTAAAAAATAATCCAAGAAGCCGTAGCGCTAAACTAAGGACAATTAAAATAATATGA
- a CDS encoding penicillin-binding protein 2, protein MKQIAKSRILILIFIFTVAGLLIWGRFFYLTVIRHDYYLAKAKILVSLDRVTPRGSIFLTDKDTLPLAAALNKEFPLVYAVPSKIKESQDAAKKLALILEIDETTLLNKLNKPNDPYEVLKKKVSEEVVGKIKTEKIEGVGIDNETQRYYPEGLYLSQALGFLGFTESGQAGQYGLEESYDRELSDPISGADLILTIDSSIQAQAGQILNKLVNEWDADGGSIIVMNPNNGDILAMSSLPDFDSNKYSEVKDKSVFINPVTLKRYEPGSVFKPITMSIGIETGAVTPETQYYNTGSVKIADRVISNSIPDKILGLQTMVKVLEQSLNTGAIFVQERVPKDVFLKYLKEFGIDGKTGIDVSEVSGDLSVLLNGRDINFATASFGQGVAVTPIGLIRDLAAIANGGKLVRPHLVSKIIWRNGDFREMTGGPEKQIISSETAAKLTGMMVKVIENGSGRSAQVKGYTIAGKTGTAQVPSLKGGAYLDEYIHTFVAFAPAYDPKFIALIKLDNPKGVRFAESTVVPIFRDLAEFIFSYLQIPPDKPIEQSP, encoded by the coding sequence ATGAAGCAAATCGCCAAAAGCCGGATTTTGATTTTAATCTTCATTTTTACGGTAGCAGGCCTCCTTATCTGGGGGCGCTTCTTTTACTTGACGGTAATTCGCCACGATTATTATTTGGCCAAAGCCAAAATCTTAGTTTCTTTGGATCGGGTTACTCCTCGCGGAAGCATTTTTTTGACCGATAAAGATACTTTACCGCTTGCCGCCGCTCTAAATAAGGAATTTCCCTTAGTTTACGCCGTTCCGTCAAAAATAAAAGAATCTCAAGATGCGGCAAAAAAGCTGGCGCTAATTTTGGAAATTGATGAGACAACTTTACTCAACAAACTTAATAAACCGAATGATCCGTACGAGGTTTTAAAAAAGAAAGTTTCCGAAGAGGTTGTTGGCAAAATTAAAACGGAAAAAATTGAAGGCGTCGGTATTGATAATGAAACTCAAAGATACTACCCGGAAGGCCTTTATTTATCTCAAGCTTTGGGGTTTTTAGGTTTTACCGAAAGCGGTCAGGCCGGCCAATACGGTCTTGAAGAAAGTTATGACAGGGAACTATCAGATCCGATTTCGGGCGCCGATTTAATTTTGACGATTGACTCTTCAATTCAAGCGCAAGCGGGACAGATATTAAACAAGCTCGTTAACGAATGGGATGCTGACGGCGGGTCTATCATAGTAATGAATCCTAATAATGGCGATATTTTGGCCATGTCTTCTTTGCCGGATTTTGATTCTAATAAATATTCCGAAGTAAAAGACAAAAGTGTTTTTATAAATCCGGTTACATTAAAACGCTATGAACCCGGTTCCGTTTTCAAACCGATTACCATGTCTATAGGTATAGAAACCGGAGCTGTTACGCCGGAAACCCAATATTATAATACAGGCAGTGTTAAAATTGCCGACCGTGTAATTTCAAATTCCATTCCCGACAAAATTTTGGGGCTTCAAACGATGGTAAAAGTTTTAGAGCAGTCGCTTAACACCGGCGCCATATTCGTACAGGAGCGTGTTCCAAAAGATGTGTTTCTTAAATATTTAAAAGAATTTGGCATTGACGGTAAAACCGGCATTGACGTCAGTGAAGTATCGGGCGATCTCTCGGTATTATTAAACGGCCGCGATATTAACTTTGCCACCGCTTCTTTTGGACAAGGAGTAGCCGTAACTCCGATCGGGCTTATACGCGATTTAGCGGCTATTGCCAATGGAGGGAAATTAGTAAGGCCGCATCTCGTTTCAAAAATAATTTGGCGCAATGGAGATTTTCGCGAAATGACGGGCGGCCCCGAAAAACAGATTATTTCTTCTGAAACAGCCGCTAAACTTACCGGTATGATGGTAAAAGTTATAGAAAACGGCAGCGGCCGCAGCGCTCAAGTTAAGGGATATACTATTGCCGGAAAAACCGGAACTGCCCAAGTGCCTAGTTTAAAAGGAGGGGCGTATTTAGATGAATATATCCATACTTTTGTGGCATTCGCGCCGGCTTATGATCCGAAGTTTATCGCGTTAATAAAATTAGATAATCCAAAAGGCGTTCGTTTTGCCGAAAGCACGGTGGTTCCTATTTTTAGGGATTTAGCAGAGTTTATATTTAGTTATTTGCAGATACCTCCGGATAAGCCGATTGAACAATCGCCGTAA